AGAGTTAAATTTTGTTAATCCAGTATGATAATATCAAAATCTGGGTGTACATTTGCGACTTCAAAATGAGAAACTTTATAGTATACTTTTTAACCGGTCTTTTTCTGCTATTCGTAGTAGAAAGTAGAATTGATGTTAGAACTCTTCGGAATGATTATACAGGTCATGCTTCTCATCATATGCCCAAAAAAGCCAACCGCCTCAATCAGACTTTTGAGAAGCTTTCTGTTCAGCAGATGGGGGATAATGTAGACAGTTCTACTTTGGAACTTACCGAAAATGATTTCCAACTATCGGATATTATGCCTGCAATTATTGCTTTTGCAAGTGTTTTCAGTCTGATCTACATTTTTGGCCTTAAAAGTTATAAGCGTCTAAAACCGGATATTCACGGTTTTGTTTTTGGCTTTGCTGCCAAAAGATTTATTCTTATCCGTTCTATCAGAATTTAAAATTTCACTTTCCAATTCATTTTCTGCCTGATGATTTTATCTCAGGGAGATATCTTTCGTTGTGTATGCCGGTAATCATCACATCGTACCATCTTTTATTACCATTTATTTCTATTCAAAACATTAACGAATTATATAAGCTCTAGAATTATGATAAAAAGAGTTGCTTCGGGAATTGCACTGAGTGCCCTGTTATTGGCCGTTGGTTGTAATAAGAAGAAAGAAGAAAAGGAAGAAGTTACGGTATATCCTGTGACATCTCCTGTAGTGATGGATACTGTCATTAATAAAGAATATGTTGCTCAGATCCAGTCTGTAAAGAACATTGAAGTGAGAGCTCAGGAAAAAGGGTTCCTGGAGAAGATCTTTGTGGATGAAGGACAATATGTGCAGGCAGGACAAACGCTGTTCCGTATTATGCCTAAGCTTTATCAGGCAGAATTGTTAAAAGCAAAAGCAGAGGTAGAACAGGCGTCTATTGAGCTTAAAAATGCAAGTACTCTGGCTGGTAACAATATCGTATCTAAAAATGAAAGAGCAATGGCTAAAGCCAAGCTTGATGCTGCAAATGCAGAAATGAAACTGGCTCAGATCCACCTTTCATTTACTGACATTAAAGCTCCTTTTTCCGGTATTATCAACAGAATTCCTTTGAAACTGGGAAGCTTGGTGGACGAAGGTGATTTACTGACTTCATTGTCTGACAATACAAGTATTTATACGTATTTCAACGTTTCTGAACCAGAGTATTTAAGTTATCAGACCCATGCT
This genomic window from Chryseobacterium sp. MEBOG06 contains:
- a CDS encoding efflux RND transporter periplasmic adaptor subunit, which encodes MKRVASGIALSALLLAVGCNKKKEEKEEVTVYPVTSPVVMDTVINKEYVAQIQSVKNIEVRAQEKGFLEKIFVDEGQYVQAGQTLFRIMPKLYQAELLKAKAEVEQASIELKNASTLAGNNIVSKNERAMAKAKLDAANAEMKLAQIHLSFTDIKAPFSGIINRIPLKLGSLVDEGDLLTSLSDNTSIYTYFNVSEPEYLSYQTHAADRGSNQVSLITANAEMYSQKGEIQTIEGEFDNETGNIAFRAKFPNPDKLLRNGETGKVQMTMPVHNALIIPQKATYEIQDQKYVFVIDKNGMARSRNIKVAYELPDLYVVGSGLSKGDQILLEGVQKVKDDQKLKTKFQDPKKVLQSLKLKAE